AAGATCCAACCTGTCACGCCGCCGTCATCTGCTCCAGCCACCCGATGATGCGGATGGCGTCGTCACGATCATTGCCACAGATATCCACTTCCGCCTTGAAGCCGCCACACACCTTGGGCCGTTCGGGCCTGCCGAACAGCTCGCACAGGTTTTCGACATTCAAGTGCAGGCAGCGCTCACCCGCCGGCTTGCCTTCTGGCATACCGGGGATCGGCGAACTGATGGACGGGGCGATGCAGCAGGCACCACAGCCCTCGCGGCATTTCATGACAACAGGACTCCC
This genomic stretch from Pseudomonas entomophila harbors:
- a CDS encoding YkgJ family cysteine cluster protein; the protein is MKCREGCGACCIAPSISSPIPGMPEGKPAGERCLHLNVENLCELFGRPERPKVCGGFKAEVDICGNDRDDAIRIIGWLEQMTAA